From the genome of Pseudomonas sp. WJP1:
ACCATCTGCACCACCAGGTAGCAACACACCACCGTCAGCGAACCGAGGGCGGCGAAGCTGCGCACGCGAGTCTGATCCAGGCGCAGGGAGACGATGTCGGCGAAGGTGTAGCGGCCCAGGTTGCGCAGGCGCTCGGCCATCAGGAAGGTGACGATGGGCCAGCCGACGAAGAAGCCGATGATGTAGATGAAACCGTCATAGCCCTTGGTGAACACCAGGCTCGAGAGGCCCAGCAACGTGGCTGCAGACATGTAGTCGCCGGCGATCGCCAGGCCATTCTGGAAGCCCGTGATACCGCCTCCGGCGCTGTAGAAGTCGGCAGCGGAGCGCGTGCGGCGGGACGCCCACCAGGTGATCAGCAACGTGGCGAGGACGAAGACGAAGAACATGCCAATGGCATGCACATTGAGCGGTTGCTTCTCGGCGGTGAGGGGGGCGGCGTTGGCCAGCAGGGGGCTGAGGGCGAGCAGGGCGGCTAGGCGTTTCATGCGCGGGTCTCCTGCAGGATTTGCGCGCTGAGCGCGTCGAAGCGGGTATTGGCGGTGTGCACATACCAGGCGGTCAGCAACCAGGACAGCAGGATGATTGCCACGCCAATCGGGATGCCGAGGCTCAGGTGACTGCCGTCGTACAGTGGCAGGTGCAGCCAGGCAGGTGCGAAGGCCACCACCATGATGAAGCTGTAGTAGACGGCCAGGACCGCGGCGCTCAGTGACCAGGCCAGCAGCGAACGTTGGCGGGTGAGGCGCTGGAAGTTGGGATTGGCCCTGACCAGGGCGCAGATCTGGACATGGTTCGGATGGTCAGTCGTCATGGTGAGGCTCCGCTTTTTTAATTGTTGTTGTATGTCGGCCTTTTGAGGGGCGTACGGGTACCCGGGCGACGTTCCGAAGCGGAGCGTCACCTGAATGCTGGAGTCTTTGCTGCCCTGGCGATCTTCCGGATGCGAGGGGAGGTT
Proteins encoded in this window:
- a CDS encoding DUF485 domain-containing protein, with the protein product MTTDHPNHVQICALVRANPNFQRLTRQRSLLAWSLSAAVLAVYYSFIMVVAFAPAWLHLPLYDGSHLSLGIPIGVAIILLSWLLTAWYVHTANTRFDALSAQILQETRA